CCACGACGGTGTTGCTCGCCCCTTTCGACGGGAAGCTCGAATGCCGGACGAAGGAAGGCGCGCTGCCGATCGCAACGATTCGGATAGAAGCGCCGGCGGCAAAAGGAAAGTAACGTTCAAGGGCTCGCAGTAACGCGCTCGGTCGTCACGGCGACGTTCATGCCGAGATAGTCGGCCGAGGTGCCGTTGAACGATCCGGAGATCGGCATGACTCCGCGGGGATGATTGCTCACCCCGGTTACGACATGCTTGAGCGAGGTCGGCTCACCGAGCGTCGGGTCGAAGCCGCGCCAGCCGAGTAGCGGCAGATAGACTTCGATCCAAGCATGCGTCGACGCGCGGCCTGCGAGCGAAGCGGCGCAGTCGAGATAGCCGCTCGCGAATCGGGTTGCGAAGCCGAGAACTCGCGCCGCGTCCATCAACAAGGTTGCCATGTCGCGGCAGCTTCCGCTCCCGAGCGCGAGCGTTTCCGCCGGCGATTGCACGCCTCGTTCGTTGCGACGAAAGTACTTGATTTGCCGATGGACTAACAGATTGAGGGCCGCGGCGAGCGACTCGGCATCGGCATCGCGTGCGGGAAGAGCTTGGTCGAGCCACGATTGCAGAGCGGTGCGGTCTTCGGAATAAGACGCGGTTTGATACGCCCCGACGACGACCGTTTCGAGCGTGTCGTATTCGACGGGAAACGCCACCTGAGGACTCTTATGAGGCTCTTCGGCCGAGAGCGGAAGCGAGCGCTCGACGAGAACCTCGCTGCGAAACTCCAAGCGATCGGCCTCTTCGAGAAAATCAACGATCACGACCGAGTTGCCGAACACATCGCGCGACCAGTTCAAGCGGTGCTTGGGAAAAATATCGAGCGTCATCCGCGCGACATGCAGATCGTGTCCTTCGCGCGGACGGAGCACGAGCCGATGCTGCCCGAACTCGATCGGTCGGGCATAGCGATAAACCGTATGATGTTCGATCCGCAGGGTGCTCATGACGAAGGTATTTTACCGTGCATCGAGCGATACGCCTCGGTGCTTCAGTTGCTTCTTCGACAAAGGAGCGTATTTTTGGCCTTCCGCAAGCCGGCAATCGACTTGAATATTGGTCGACGAGACACGCCCGAAAATGCTCACCACGGCCGCGTCGGCGGCATCGCGCGCCGTGCCGATGCGGACGAGTCCGTTGACATGGGCCAAGCGCGTCGCGTCGAAGATCAGCCAGCGGCCGCCGATGTATGCCTCGAAGCAGGCGTGAAAATCCGGTGGTTGCAATTGGTAGGCGTAGCCGGAGAAGTAGCGGGCGGGAATCGTGAGCGCACGACAGAAGGCGATGCCTAAGTGGGCGAAGTCGCGACAGACGCCCGTCCGCTGCGTGACGGTGTCGTAGGCCGAAGTTTCCGAATTGGTGCTCCCCCGAACGTATTCGACATTCGCGTGAATCCAATCGGCGATCGCCACGACTTGGTCGTAGGGATTCGTGATTTTGCCGAACAGGTCCCAAGCGAGCCGGCTCAAACGATCGGACTGGCAATAGCGGCTTGGAAACAAGAACGTGATCGCCGACTGATCCATTTCCGCGACCGAAGTAGTATCGATTTCCTCGGCGTCGTGAAAACGATAGTTGCAGTCGACCGTCCCTTCGTACGTGAGGGAGATTTTCTTTTTGTTGCCGGTGCGCAGGCGAAGGAACCGATTCTCGCCGCCGTCGATCGAGATCTCTTCCGCCTTGACGCGCGGCTCGATCGTCAGCTTCTCTTCGATGATCGTTTGCGCCGAATTCCGCTGGGGGTGGATATTGAAGATCAACGTCGAAGGGAACGCGACGTCGTAGTCGATCCGGCAGGAGACGTGAAAGCGGAGAGCCATAAAAGTTTTGCGATCATGTAAAAACGCGGAGTTTCCAAGTGGTGCGTACAGCTTAGCAAACGGAGTGCCGCCGCCGGCCGATTGCCCGTTTCGAGCATCGGATTGACCCGCGCCGCAAGGTATCTCATATTGGAATTGCCCGCGACTTCCGTACCGAATCCGCAGGCCTCATCGATCGGAGCCGATGCCATGAGTCGACCAGCGCAAATGCTTCGGTTCATCTTGAATCAAGTCGGTCGACTAGCGGCCTGCTGGCTGGTCTGCGCCCCGATCGCATCGGCGCAGATCGCATCGGCACAGTCGACGCAAACGCCGGCACCGGCCCCCGCGAATCCCGGGGTCAA
This Planctomycetia bacterium DNA region includes the following protein-coding sequences:
- a CDS encoding transglutaminase family protein produces the protein MSTLRIEHHTVYRYARPIEFGQHRLVLRPREGHDLHVARMTLDIFPKHRLNWSRDVFGNSVVIVDFLEEADRLEFRSEVLVERSLPLSAEEPHKSPQVAFPVEYDTLETVVVGAYQTASYSEDRTALQSWLDQALPARDADAESLAAALNLLVHRQIKYFRRNERGVQSPAETLALGSGSCRDMATLLMDAARVLGFATRFASGYLDCAASLAGRASTHAWIEVYLPLLGWRGFDPTLGEPTSLKHVVTGVSNHPRGVMPISGSFNGTSADYLGMNVAVTTERVTASP
- a CDS encoding transglutaminase family protein gives rise to the protein MALRFHVSCRIDYDVAFPSTLIFNIHPQRNSAQTIIEEKLTIEPRVKAEEISIDGGENRFLRLRTGNKKKISLTYEGTVDCNYRFHDAEEIDTTSVAEMDQSAITFLFPSRYCQSDRLSRLAWDLFGKITNPYDQVVAIADWIHANVEYVRGSTNSETSAYDTVTQRTGVCRDFAHLGIAFCRALTIPARYFSGYAYQLQPPDFHACFEAYIGGRWLIFDATRLAHVNGLVRIGTARDAADAAVVSIFGRVSSTNIQVDCRLAEGQKYAPLSKKQLKHRGVSLDAR